One stretch of Candidatus Eremiobacterota bacterium DNA includes these proteins:
- a CDS encoding helix-turn-helix transcriptional regulator produces MWTGVGEFIRAQREMANLSLRQLAEIAKISNPYLSQIERGLHKPSADVLKNLASALKISAETMYAQAGLLEGRQVERAGVPVEEAIRADARLSEDQKETLVRIYRGFVERAGPSNAPA; encoded by the coding sequence ATGTGGACCGGGGTCGGCGAGTTCATCCGCGCGCAGCGCGAGATGGCGAACCTTTCGCTGCGCCAGCTGGCCGAGATCGCGAAGATCTCGAACCCGTATCTGAGCCAGATCGAGCGCGGCCTGCACAAGCCCTCGGCCGACGTGCTGAAAAACCTCGCCTCGGCGCTGAAGATCTCGGCTGAGACGATGTACGCGCAGGCCGGGCTGCTCGAAGGCCGCCAGGTGGAGCGCGCCGGCGTCCCGGTGGAAGAGGCGATCCGCGCCGACGCCCGGCTGAGCGAGGACCAGAAAGAGACCCTCGTCCGCATCTACCGCGGCTTCGTCGAGCGCGCCGGCCCCTCCAACGCGCCCGCGTAA
- a CDS encoding aminotransferase class III-fold pyridoxal phosphate-dependent enzyme gives MARRKDQIDTVKREPIAGGCSTISKLPLIVTGHTSPGRAVSAQGARFTDEHNVTWLDFDMALGSVIWGHGREEFADSVRRALIECGAASVPTVLEHEAAQRLLHRLERYEQARFFKGGADACSAAVRIGRAATGRQLIAVDGYHGWHDWSAACAYSETPLTLGILPEVKEAVRFLDPNAGIGAARDALLPFADRVAAVIVRPEVWTGDAIAALRAHCDLSGMVLIFDEITSHYKYGRTGVAGALNIWPDLLCISKGLANGLPLAALVGPKRLMQYASLAHISATYASESTALAALITGENLLCQAIEWPSWRREVQDVIQRVQATLERLGLAQTIEVIDRYGFFSVQSIGMPFKADAVRMHIVGHLTDQQIFTRGWFHGSDRHDPSDWQILGQHLDAALESWLEKSDRFA, from the coding sequence ATGGCCAGGCGAAAAGATCAGATAGACACGGTGAAGCGTGAGCCCATAGCGGGCGGCTGTAGCACAATCAGTAAGCTCCCATTGATTGTCACAGGTCATACCTCCCCTGGACGGGCGGTCTCTGCGCAGGGAGCCCGATTTACAGATGAACACAATGTCACTTGGCTCGATTTCGACATGGCGCTCGGCAGTGTGATCTGGGGCCACGGGCGAGAAGAATTTGCGGATTCTGTTCGCCGGGCACTGATCGAATGCGGTGCGGCGTCAGTTCCCACGGTACTGGAACACGAAGCGGCGCAGCGTCTTTTGCACCGGCTCGAACGCTATGAGCAGGCTCGGTTTTTCAAAGGCGGCGCGGACGCATGCAGCGCTGCGGTGCGCATCGGCCGTGCCGCCACCGGGAGACAGCTCATTGCTGTCGATGGCTACCACGGTTGGCACGACTGGAGTGCCGCTTGCGCGTACTCGGAAACCCCACTTACGCTCGGCATCCTCCCCGAAGTCAAGGAGGCGGTTCGATTTCTAGACCCCAATGCCGGTATAGGCGCTGCCCGAGATGCGCTCCTACCTTTCGCGGACAGAGTAGCGGCCGTGATTGTACGACCCGAAGTTTGGACCGGCGACGCCATTGCTGCGCTCCGTGCTCATTGTGACTTAAGCGGCATGGTGCTAATTTTCGACGAGATTACATCGCATTATAAATATGGCCGCACGGGCGTGGCCGGAGCACTGAATATTTGGCCCGATCTGTTGTGCATATCGAAGGGATTAGCGAACGGCCTACCGTTGGCGGCTTTAGTCGGTCCCAAACGCCTAATGCAGTACGCATCATTGGCACATATCAGCGCGACTTACGCTAGCGAGTCCACGGCACTGGCGGCTTTGATAACTGGAGAGAACTTGCTTTGCCAAGCGATAGAATGGCCTTCCTGGCGCCGCGAGGTACAAGACGTCATTCAACGCGTCCAGGCAACTTTGGAGCGGCTAGGGCTCGCACAGACAATTGAGGTCATTGACCGCTATGGGTTCTTTTCAGTGCAGAGCATCGGCATGCCGTTTAAGGCAGACGCGGTTCGTATGCATATTGTAGGGCATCTCACGGATCAGCAGATCTTCACGCGCGGCTGGTTTCACGGAAGCGACCGCCACGACCCAAGTGACTGGCAGATCCTCGGTCAGCATTTGGATGCCGCGCTAGAATCGTGGCTTGAGAAATCAGATCGTTTCGCGTGA
- a CDS encoding BlaI/MecI/CopY family transcriptional regulator has product MARRRSVPLTEVELRLMEIVWASGPSTVGQIVEAIPADERPAYNTVQTMMKILERKGFVTHRAEGRAFVYEAVVDREAAARTALSHVMQRFFGGSPRALALNLIEGDHLTEDELDELERTIKRAKEES; this is encoded by the coding sequence ATGGCGCGCCGGCGTTCCGTTCCGCTGACCGAGGTCGAGCTGCGGCTCATGGAGATCGTCTGGGCCTCGGGGCCCTCGACCGTCGGACAGATCGTCGAGGCGATCCCGGCCGACGAGCGGCCGGCGTACAACACCGTCCAGACCATGATGAAGATCTTGGAGCGCAAGGGCTTCGTCACGCACCGCGCCGAGGGCCGCGCGTTCGTATACGAGGCGGTCGTCGACCGCGAGGCCGCCGCGCGCACGGCGCTCTCGCACGTGATGCAGCGCTTCTTCGGCGGCTCGCCGCGCGCGCTGGCGCTGAACTTGATCGAAGGCGACCACCTCACCGAGGACGAGCTCGACGAGCTCGAGCGCACCATCAAGCGAGCCAAGGAGGAAAGCTGA
- a CDS encoding M56 family metallopeptidase, giving the protein MDALLLALLNALWQGAALIALVELALRWGLRRNATTACVVWSVAFAVVALLPAIDLALARPTVVPAVVPAKDAVAGLRGAEPATPFAPAHVRTAAATFARAAHRTAGGAAVAAPAAELASENVRARMTSALIGIGEAATAFARSWGLVMTGVWALVAGLLLLRLARSYAAIGAMKRGATPLDEPAVLARLRAAGHRRSADVACSPQVRIPCAVGFRRPMILIPSTLAASLDADDLARVVLHESAHLQRYDDWVNALEQAVCALQFFQPALYLARRRIDFEREVACDDRVLEDAGEPIRYAECLARIVQRQVRGQRAAVVPGFVLRRAQVVARVRRIVDRSRDASPHLRLGALVLGGAVLVGTLGIARLQVPLVTPAVALPALIAANAAPAPARVPALKAGHPHHHRAHAGSHTATTTTPALAKPLPSPSATPVAPAASSAAKLRARALVVRARPNAGRTPAAKDAYGPVSAARAPEAVAAYAAARAAAIAPVAAADAADAARTVRAAVRAEARADATAHVHAHVQARIAAEAPVAIAAAEQAVAQAAGPAPAVRFVHPDGDLLDAIDEAKYPHPSIDELIALRNQGVTGTYVREMGALGRARPSLRDILALATQGVTPRYVAALDQRLSSAPSLGDVLALATQGVSTRWLDGMAALGYPKLSVSDALALAVQGCELSYVRGLQEAGLRNLTPRQIVALRVQGVDGTYVRRLAAHGYKNLDVDTLLRLKVSGLEP; this is encoded by the coding sequence ATGGACGCGCTGCTGCTCGCGCTGCTCAACGCGCTCTGGCAAGGCGCCGCGCTGATCGCGCTGGTCGAGCTCGCGCTGCGCTGGGGGCTGCGGCGCAACGCGACGACCGCGTGCGTCGTGTGGAGCGTCGCGTTTGCTGTGGTTGCGCTCTTGCCGGCGATCGATCTCGCGCTCGCACGGCCCACCGTTGTGCCGGCTGTCGTGCCTGCGAAAGACGCGGTGGCCGGTTTGCGCGGCGCCGAGCCGGCGACGCCGTTCGCTCCCGCGCACGTGCGCACCGCGGCTGCGACGTTCGCCCGCGCAGCGCATCGCACCGCTGGCGGCGCTGCCGTTGCCGCACCAGCTGCGGAGCTTGCATCTGAAAACGTGCGCGCCCGCATGACTTCGGCATTGATTGGCATCGGCGAAGCGGCGACGGCGTTCGCGCGGAGCTGGGGCCTGGTGATGACCGGCGTCTGGGCGCTCGTCGCCGGATTGCTGCTGCTGCGCTTGGCGCGCTCGTACGCTGCGATCGGCGCGATGAAGCGCGGCGCGACGCCGCTCGACGAGCCGGCAGTACTGGCGCGTCTGCGCGCCGCCGGACACCGGCGCAGCGCGGACGTCGCCTGCTCTCCGCAGGTGAGGATCCCGTGCGCGGTCGGTTTCCGCCGGCCGATGATCTTGATCCCCAGCACGCTCGCAGCCTCGCTCGACGCCGACGACCTGGCCCGCGTGGTGCTGCACGAGTCGGCGCACTTGCAGCGCTACGACGACTGGGTGAACGCGCTCGAGCAAGCGGTGTGCGCGCTGCAGTTCTTTCAGCCTGCCTTATACCTCGCGCGCCGACGCATCGACTTCGAGCGCGAGGTCGCCTGCGACGACCGCGTGCTCGAGGACGCCGGCGAGCCGATTCGATACGCAGAGTGTCTGGCGCGCATCGTGCAGCGCCAGGTCCGCGGTCAGCGCGCCGCCGTCGTCCCCGGTTTCGTCCTGCGCCGCGCGCAAGTCGTCGCGCGGGTCCGCCGCATCGTCGACCGCTCGCGCGACGCTTCCCCGCATCTGCGGCTCGGCGCGCTCGTGCTGGGCGGCGCCGTCCTCGTCGGCACGCTCGGCATCGCGCGGCTGCAAGTCCCGCTCGTCACGCCGGCGGTGGCGCTCCCGGCGCTGATCGCGGCGAACGCCGCGCCGGCGCCCGCTCGAGTCCCCGCGCTGAAAGCCGGGCATCCGCATCACCACCGTGCGCACGCTGGGAGCCACACAGCTACGACGACGACGCCAGCGCTCGCGAAACCGTTGCCGTCGCCGTCCGCAACGCCCGTCGCACCGGCTGCGTCGTCCGCAGCAAAGCTTCGTGCACGCGCGCTCGTCGTGCGCGCTCGCCCGAACGCCGGCCGGACGCCCGCTGCGAAGGACGCGTACGGCCCGGTTTCCGCCGCACGTGCACCCGAAGCGGTGGCGGCGTATGCCGCTGCGCGCGCCGCGGCGATCGCACCGGTCGCTGCAGCCGACGCGGCCGACGCGGCGCGCACGGTGCGCGCTGCCGTGCGAGCCGAGGCCCGGGCGGACGCGACCGCGCACGTGCACGCGCACGTGCAAGCGCGTATCGCCGCGGAAGCGCCCGTCGCGATCGCAGCCGCGGAACAAGCCGTTGCGCAAGCTGCCGGCCCCGCGCCGGCGGTGCGTTTCGTTCACCCTGACGGCGACCTGCTGGACGCGATCGACGAAGCGAAGTACCCGCATCCCAGCATCGACGAGCTGATCGCGCTGCGCAACCAAGGCGTGACCGGCACGTACGTTCGCGAGATGGGCGCGCTCGGGCGCGCGCGGCCGTCGCTGCGCGACATCCTCGCGCTCGCGACGCAAGGCGTGACGCCGCGCTACGTCGCGGCGCTCGACCAGCGCCTCTCGTCGGCTCCGTCGCTCGGCGACGTCCTCGCGCTCGCGACGCAAGGCGTGAGCACGCGCTGGCTCGACGGGATGGCCGCGCTCGGCTATCCGAAGCTCAGCGTGAGCGACGCGCTCGCGCTCGCCGTCCAAGGCTGCGAACTGTCCTACGTGCGCGGGCTGCAGGAAGCCGGCCTGCGCAACCTGACCCCGCGCCAGATCGTCGCGCTGCGCGTGCAGGGCGTCGACGGAACCTACGTGCGCCGGCTCGCCGCGCACGGCTACAAAAACCTCGACGTCGACACGCTCCTCCGTCTGAAAGTGAGTGGCTTGGAACCGTGA
- the phaZ gene encoding polyhydroxyalkanoate depolymerase — MYYEQYDAAYLAMAPARWSAVTAQAIFGNPYNPLAYTLTGRMIAASADVFTGVARRRGKPAWHLPARIETVDERPFGRLIQFDTGAGPERPRVLLVAPMSGHYATLLRGTAEALIAQHDVYLTDWLDARDVPLEAGRFDLDDYIGYVIDYVRRLGPDVHVIAVCQPAPAVLAAIALLAAENDPASPRTMTLMGGPVDPRRAPTAPVELAMTRTLEWFEHELTMRVPPWYRGAGRSVYPGFLQLGAFMSMHPERHAEAHWKIFEDLVRGDGESAAKRRAFYDEYLSVMDITAEFYLQTVDEVFKRATLASGTMRWRGRPVDPSAIRTTALLTIEGELDDISAPGQTLAAHELCSGIPSEKRRNVFERGVGHYGIFSGRTWRTRIAPQIAAFIEANA, encoded by the coding sequence ATCTACTACGAACAATACGACGCGGCGTATCTCGCGATGGCCCCGGCGCGCTGGTCGGCCGTCACCGCGCAAGCCATTTTCGGCAACCCGTACAACCCACTGGCATACACGCTGACCGGCCGCATGATCGCCGCATCGGCTGACGTCTTCACCGGCGTTGCCCGCCGCCGCGGAAAGCCCGCCTGGCACCTGCCCGCGCGGATCGAGACGGTCGACGAGCGGCCGTTCGGGCGGCTGATCCAGTTCGACACCGGCGCGGGTCCCGAGCGCCCGCGCGTCCTGCTCGTCGCGCCGATGTCCGGACATTACGCGACCTTGCTGCGCGGCACGGCGGAGGCGCTCATCGCGCAGCACGACGTCTATCTCACCGACTGGTTGGACGCGCGCGACGTCCCGCTCGAAGCGGGACGTTTCGATTTGGACGACTACATCGGCTACGTGATCGACTACGTCCGCCGCTTGGGTCCGGACGTGCACGTGATCGCCGTCTGCCAGCCGGCGCCGGCGGTGCTGGCCGCAATCGCGCTGCTCGCGGCGGAGAACGATCCGGCCTCGCCGCGCACGATGACGCTGATGGGCGGCCCGGTCGATCCGCGCCGCGCGCCGACCGCCCCGGTCGAATTGGCGATGACGCGCACGCTGGAGTGGTTCGAGCACGAGCTCACGATGCGCGTCCCGCCGTGGTACCGCGGGGCGGGGCGATCGGTCTATCCAGGTTTCCTGCAGCTCGGCGCGTTCATGTCGATGCACCCGGAGCGCCACGCCGAAGCGCACTGGAAGATCTTCGAGGACCTCGTTCGCGGTGACGGCGAGTCGGCGGCGAAGCGCCGCGCGTTCTACGACGAGTACCTGAGCGTCATGGACATCACTGCCGAGTTCTACCTGCAGACCGTCGACGAGGTCTTCAAGCGCGCGACGCTCGCGAGCGGAACGATGCGGTGGCGCGGCCGACCAGTCGACCCGTCGGCGATTCGTACCACCGCGCTGCTGACGATCGAGGGCGAGCTCGACGACATCTCGGCGCCCGGCCAGACGCTCGCCGCGCACGAGCTATGTTCCGGCATCCCGAGCGAGAAGCGCCGCAACGTCTTCGAGCGCGGGGTCGGCCACTACGGAATCTTCAGCGGCCGCACCTGGCGCACGCGCATCGCGCCTCAAATCGCCGCCTTCATCGAGGCGAACGCCTAG
- a CDS encoding glycosyltransferase gives MSNLPAHSKNSKRPTDGTLSVSVVVPIFEEPNVLELFLCGLNETLPEGIQLILVDDGCSGDSKAVLNQWRRALSTKVEVMLISHTLPFGDGFAFNTGLEHCKGDIVVRLDSDLVLGKPWLSDLVTPFDGSEDLGVVSGVLFYPESGGINHAGLTFYQFVGRHAYLNARRDTLPSHPYPVQAMPLGFSAARRHLIEAAGGFDPSYHSGYDDLDLALRIAESGGRLLVAPNARAFHWERSAGPHRDASRKRNIALFWHRWGAKIVDDLWIFLAAGIERCSKAIAAGRDVSCVGIDLCGDRVAAKRFWTELPERTAERAEDVRLVSHRCASDGAIPLPLVLGPNCHREPRRMLFLCDSFIRLRGNAYFFEHRRRVRDDDIVVDLYGNALLLRDLADLVWPGEKIR, from the coding sequence GTGTCGAACCTGCCGGCGCATTCGAAAAATTCGAAGCGGCCGACCGACGGGACGCTTTCCGTTTCGGTCGTAGTCCCCATATTTGAGGAGCCGAATGTTCTTGAGCTTTTCCTATGCGGCCTGAATGAGACACTTCCTGAGGGTATACAACTGATTCTCGTCGACGATGGCTGCAGCGGTGACAGCAAGGCGGTGCTCAATCAATGGCGACGTGCATTGAGTACGAAAGTGGAAGTCATGCTGATTTCTCACACGCTTCCTTTCGGCGACGGTTTTGCATTCAATACCGGTTTAGAACACTGCAAGGGAGACATTGTAGTACGTCTCGATAGCGACCTCGTCCTTGGAAAGCCATGGCTGAGCGATCTCGTCACACCATTTGATGGCAGCGAAGATTTGGGCGTCGTGAGCGGCGTCTTGTTCTATCCTGAATCGGGGGGCATTAATCATGCGGGCCTGACATTCTATCAGTTCGTTGGCCGTCACGCATACTTGAATGCACGGCGGGACACTTTGCCGAGCCACCCTTATCCGGTACAAGCAATGCCGTTAGGATTCAGTGCAGCGCGCCGTCATCTAATCGAAGCTGCCGGAGGATTCGACCCTTCGTATCATAGTGGATACGACGACCTCGATCTTGCGCTACGTATCGCAGAATCCGGCGGCCGTTTACTCGTCGCGCCAAATGCAAGGGCATTTCATTGGGAACGAAGCGCCGGTCCACATCGCGACGCTAGCCGTAAGCGAAACATTGCCCTGTTCTGGCATCGTTGGGGTGCGAAGATCGTCGATGACCTTTGGATATTCTTGGCGGCCGGTATCGAGCGATGCTCAAAAGCGATTGCGGCCGGACGCGATGTCTCGTGCGTCGGAATCGACCTTTGCGGCGACCGCGTCGCTGCGAAGCGGTTTTGGACCGAATTGCCTGAACGCACCGCCGAACGCGCAGAGGACGTTCGCCTCGTCTCGCATCGGTGCGCCAGCGATGGGGCGATCCCACTCCCGCTCGTACTGGGACCAAATTGCCATCGAGAGCCACGTCGAATGCTCTTCCTCTGCGATAGCTTCATACGCCTGCGCGGAAACGCCTATTTCTTCGAACATCGCAGGCGCGTACGAGACGACGATATCGTAGTCGACCTCTACGGAAACGCCCTCTTGCTTCGGGATCTCGCGGATCTAGTATGGCCAGGCGAAAAGATCAGATAG
- a CDS encoding beta-ketoacyl-ACP reductase, whose product MFDGQVALVTGGTRGIGAAITTTLAKSGARVAAGYSRGKEPAEALQRKIEADGGQVSVHQGRVDSIEDCQRVVAEVMDRFGRIDFLVNNAGITVDKTVRKMSADDWHNVLNVNLFGAFAMTKAVLEHMIERGSGRIVNISSVIGETGNVGQANYAASKAGLFGFTKSLALETARRGITVNVVAPGFIGTEMVEAMPKTALDAVIEKIPQRRLGKPEEVARVVQFLLEPESSYITGAVYTINGGLDM is encoded by the coding sequence GTGTTCGACGGACAGGTGGCACTGGTAACGGGTGGGACGCGCGGCATCGGCGCCGCGATCACCACGACGCTGGCGAAGAGCGGGGCGCGCGTCGCGGCCGGCTACAGCCGCGGCAAAGAGCCGGCCGAAGCGCTGCAGCGGAAGATCGAAGCCGACGGCGGGCAGGTCTCGGTGCACCAGGGACGCGTCGACTCGATCGAAGATTGCCAGCGGGTCGTCGCCGAGGTGATGGACCGCTTCGGCCGGATCGACTTCCTGGTCAACAACGCCGGGATCACCGTCGACAAGACCGTCCGCAAGATGAGCGCCGACGACTGGCACAACGTGCTGAACGTGAACTTGTTCGGCGCGTTCGCGATGACCAAAGCGGTCCTCGAGCACATGATCGAGCGCGGCTCGGGCCGCATCGTCAACATCAGCTCGGTGATCGGCGAGACGGGCAACGTCGGCCAAGCCAACTACGCCGCCTCCAAGGCGGGCCTTTTCGGATTCACCAAGAGCCTCGCGCTGGAGACGGCGCGCCGCGGGATCACGGTCAACGTCGTGGCGCCGGGATTCATCGGCACCGAGATGGTCGAAGCGATGCCGAAAACCGCGCTCGACGCGGTGATCGAGAAGATCCCGCAGCGCCGGCTCGGCAAACCGGAGGAGGTCGCGCGCGTCGTGCAGTTCTTGCTCGAGCCCGAGTCCAGCTACATCACGGGAGCCGTCTACACGATCAACGGCGGCCTGGACATGTAG
- a CDS encoding redoxin domain-containing protein, with the protein MAVAKGTTSRASETPTLKVGDPAPDFTLSSHTGEQFHLADQRGKNVVIAFYPFAFSGT; encoded by the coding sequence ATGGCAGTCGCAAAAGGGACCACCTCACGCGCCTCGGAGACGCCGACGCTGAAGGTCGGTGACCCCGCACCGGACTTCACCTTGAGCTCGCACACCGGCGAGCAGTTCCATCTGGCGGACCAGCGCGGAAAGAACGTCGTCATCGCGTTCTATCCGTTCGCGTTCTCCGGCACTTGA
- a CDS encoding redoxin domain-containing protein, with protein sequence MPSYEREQERLRTYDAQVVGVSTDSRFANAAWAQQLGGISYPLLSDFHPHGAVAQLYGVLRPEGMAERAIFVIDKAGIVRYIDVHELREHPDEAVLFEELAKLN encoded by the coding sequence ATGCCGTCGTACGAGCGCGAGCAAGAACGCCTTCGTACGTACGACGCCCAGGTCGTGGGCGTCTCGACCGACTCCCGGTTCGCCAACGCCGCCTGGGCGCAGCAGCTCGGCGGAATCTCCTATCCGCTGCTGAGCGACTTCCATCCGCACGGTGCCGTCGCCCAGCTCTACGGCGTGCTGCGTCCCGAGGGCATGGCCGAGCGCGCGATCTTCGTGATCGACAAGGCTGGGATCGTGCGCTACATCGACGTGCACGAACTGCGCGAGCACCCCGACGAGGCGGTCCTGTTCGAAGAGCTCGCCAAGCTAAACTAG